Proteins encoded together in one Coffea arabica cultivar ET-39 chromosome 2c, Coffea Arabica ET-39 HiFi, whole genome shotgun sequence window:
- the LOC113730756 gene encoding pullulanase 1, chloroplastic isoform X1: MSVVTISSSIPVLLPLLCSTPIPSSRSVLHHRIRNIHFNTSCVLPLESNNQSYLTRHPLGVAANIYPTGLRLTPTGLCCCSSSSGAMPLQAPTTSSSPPLPQVQVVHGWLLNMLPKCIDFYTVQDSLLYSRAFWVSKSLIAWNVEAGNGPCYLYASVTADLFVADNGIQGYDSKIELQGGDIGLPQCVIEKFPHIRHYKAFNLPPDLDVESLLKCQLAVAIFSSDGKCSSATGLQLPGVLDDLFSYCGPLGAVFSSETISLHLWAPTAQGVHAFIYKDLSLSDPSEIVQLKGQNGVWSAKVPRDWEGYYYVYEVSVYHPSTLQIEKCIVNDPYARGLSADGQRTLLVDLDSDLFKPEGWDNLADEKPHLLSFADISIYELHIRDFSANDFTVHPELRGGYLAFTLQDSAGMLHMKRLASAGLTHVHLLPTFHFGGVDDERHKWKDVDRQLLESLPPDSDQQQAHITAIQDEDGYNWGYNPVLWGVPKGSYASDANGSCRTLEFRKMVQALNRVGLRVVLDVVYNHLHASGPFDKNSVLDKIVPGYYLRSDIDGFIEHSTCTNNTASEHFMVERLILDDLLCWAVHYKVDGFRFDLMGHIMKRSMVKAKSMLQSLSMEKNGVDGSKIYIYGEGWDFGEVAKNGRGINASQFNLSGTGIGSFNDRIRDAMLGGSPFGHPLQQGFVTGLSLEPNGHDHGDKSAAELMLAVSKDHIQVGMAANLRDFVLTTFDGQEVKGSEVLTHDGVPVAYALWPTETINYVSAHDNETLFDIVSLKTPKDISLDDRCRMNHLATSMVALSQGIPFFHAGDEMLRSKSLDRDSYNSGDWFNRLDFSYNSNNWGIGLPPREKNERNWPLIQPRLADPDFKPHKSEIVAAVESFLTFLQIRYSSPLFRLRTANAVQERVKFHNTGPSWIPGVIVMSIEDGYEGVPGLTQMDECYSFVVVIFNACPTEVLFSSPVLRARTLQLHPMQLRSSDDIVKKSKYEASSGCFTVPARTSSVFVESRDA; this comes from the exons ATGTCTGTTGTTACAATTTCTTCTTCCATTCCGGTTTTGCTGCCATTACTATGTTCAACGCCGATACCCTCATCTCGCTCGGTGCTCCACCACCGTATCCGGAATATCCATTTCAACACTAGTTGTGTGCTACCACTAGAATCCAACAACCAGAGTTACTTAACCCGCCACCCACTCGGTGTCGCCGCCAATATTTATCCTACCGGATTACGTTTGACGCCAACTGGTTTATGCTGTTGCTCCTCCTCCTCAGGCGCAATGCCTCTTCAGGCCCCCACCACTTCATCATCTCCTCCTCTTCCCCAG GTTCAAGTTGTTCATGGCTGGCTGCTCAACATGCTACCTAAATGCATAGACTTTTATACGGTGCAGGATAGCTTATTGTACTCGAGGGCTTTTTGGGTCAGTAAATCTCTTATTGCCTGGAATGTGGAAGCTGGAAATGGTCCGTGTTATTTGTATGCCAGCGTAACTGCTGATTTATTTGTTGCGGATAATGGCATTCAAG GTTATGATTCAAAAATTGAGCTCCAAGGAGGAGATATTGGGCTTCCACAATGC GTGATCGAAAAATTTCCTCATATTCGACATTATAAAGCTTTCAACCTCCCTCCAGATTTAGATGTGGAAAGTCTACTCAAATGCCAACTGGCTGTTGCCATCTTTAGCT CTGATGGAAAATGCAGCAGTGCCACTGGTTTGCAGCTACCTGGTGTCCTTGATGATTTATTCTCTTATTGTGGACCTCTGGGCGCTGTTTTCTCAAGTGAGACTATCTCTCTTCACCTGTGGGCCCCTACTGCACAG GGTGTGCATGCATTCATATATAAGGACCTGTCTTTGAGTGATCCCTCAGAAATTGTCCAGCTCAAGGGGCAGAATGGTGTTTGGAGTGCCAAGGTGCCAAGAGACTGGGAGGGTTACTATTATGTTTATGAAGTCTCTGTATACCATCCAAGCACCTTGCAGATCGAAAAATGCATCGTCAATGACCCATATGCAAGAGG GCTTTCAGCTGATGGTCAACGGACATTGCTAGTTGATCTTGATTCTGATTTGTTTAAACCTGAAGGATGGGATAACTTGGCAGATGAGAAACcccatcttctttcttttgctgaCATCAGTATATATGAGTTGCATATAAGAGATTTCAG TGCCAATGACTTCACCGTGCATCCAGAGTTGCGTGGTGGTTATCTAGCTTTTACTCTTCAG GACTCAGCAGGTATGCTTCATATGAAGAGGTTAGCTAGTGCTGGTCTCACGCACGTGCACCTGTTGCCCACCTTTCATTTTGGTGGTGTTGATGATGAAAGACATAAATGGAAGGATGTGG ATAGACAGCTGCTTGAATCATTACCACCAGACTCTGATCAGCAACAGGCTCATATCACTGCAATCCAAGATGAGGATGGGTACAATTGGGG TTACAATCCTGTTCTTTGGGGAGTCCCTAAGGGAAGCTATGCAAGTGATGCAAATGGCTCATGCCGTACTTTGGAGTTTCGGAAAATGGTCCAG GCTCTAAACCGTGTTGGCTTACGTGTTGTGTTGGATGTTGTTTATAATCATTTGCATGCAAGTGGGCCCTTTGACAAGAACTCTGTTCTAGACAAG ATTGTACCTGGTTACTATCTTCGAAGTGATATTGATGGTTTTATTGAGCACAGCACCTGCACTAACAATACAGCAAGTGAGCATTTCATGGTTGAACGTTTGATTCTCGATGATCTCCTATGCTGGGCAGTTCATTATAAG GTTGATGGATTCCGCTTTGACCTGATGGGTCATATAATGAAACGTTCTATG GTGAAGGCCAAGTCCATGCTGCAGAGTTTGTCAATGGAGAAAAATGGAGTTGATGGCTCAAAAATCTACAT ATACGGTGAAGGATGGGACTTTGGTGAAGTTGCAAAAAATGGACGTGGGATAAATGCATCACAGTTTAACCTTTCTGGAACTGGAATTGGGAG CTTTAATGATAGGATTCGAGATGCAATGCTTGGGGGATCTCCATTTGGCCATCCTCTTCAGCAGGGATTTGTCACTGGTCTCTCTTTGGAG ccAAATGGTCATGACCATGGTGATAAATCTGCTGCAGAGCTTATGCTTGCTGTGTCAAAGGATCACATACAG GTTGGAATGGCTGCAAACTTAAGAGACTTTGTTCTGACAACTTTTGATGGTCAAGAG GTTAAAGGATCTGAAGTTTTAACACATGATGGGGTTCCTGTTGCATATGCATTATGGCCCACCGAAACA ATCAATTATGTTTCTGCTCACGACAATGAGACACTTTTTGACATCGTGAGTTTGAAG ACTCCAAAGGATATTTCTTTGGATGATAGGTGCAGGATGAACCATTTGGCAACTAGCATGGTGGCACTATCACAG GGCATACCATTTTTCCATGCTGGTGATGAAATGCTGCGCTCAAAATCACTTGACCGTGATTCATATAACTCTGGTGATTGGTTCAACAG GTTAGATTTTAGCTACAATAGTAATAACTGGGGCATTGGTCTTCCTccaagagaaaaaaatgaaaggaactGGCCATT GATTCAACCAAGACTTGCCGATCCAGACTTCAAGCCGCATAAGAGTGAGATTGTTGCTGCTGTTGAAAGTTTTTTGACTTTCTTACAAATAAGATACTCTTCACCACTCTTTCGTTTGAGAACAGCAAATGCTGTCCAG GAGCGAGTGAAGTTTCACAATACTGGTCCATCATGGATTCCTGGTGTCATAGTAATGAGCATTGAAGATGGTTATGAAGGGGTTCCAGGGCTAACCCAAATGGATGAATG CTACTCATTTGTTGTTGTAATCTTCAATGCTTGCCCCACTGAAGTTTTGTTTAGTAGCCCTGTTTTACGGGCAAGAACTCTTCAATTGCATCCAATGCAG CTGAGGTCAAGCGATGATATTGTCAAGAAGTCAAAATATGAAGCATCCTCGGGCTGTTTCACGGTTCCTGCTAGAACATCATCTGTGTTTGTTGAGTCTCGAGATGCCTGA
- the LOC113730756 gene encoding pullulanase 1, chloroplastic isoform X2, giving the protein MSVVTISSSIPVLLPLLCSTPIPSSRSVLHHRIRNIHFNTSCVLPLESNNQSYLTRHPLGVAANIYPTGLRLTPTGLCCCSSSSGAMPLQAPTTSSSPPLPQDSLLYSRAFWVSKSLIAWNVEAGNGPCYLYASVTADLFVADNGIQGYDSKIELQGGDIGLPQCVIEKFPHIRHYKAFNLPPDLDVESLLKCQLAVAIFSSDGKCSSATGLQLPGVLDDLFSYCGPLGAVFSSETISLHLWAPTAQGVHAFIYKDLSLSDPSEIVQLKGQNGVWSAKVPRDWEGYYYVYEVSVYHPSTLQIEKCIVNDPYARGLSADGQRTLLVDLDSDLFKPEGWDNLADEKPHLLSFADISIYELHIRDFSANDFTVHPELRGGYLAFTLQDSAGMLHMKRLASAGLTHVHLLPTFHFGGVDDERHKWKDVDRQLLESLPPDSDQQQAHITAIQDEDGYNWGYNPVLWGVPKGSYASDANGSCRTLEFRKMVQALNRVGLRVVLDVVYNHLHASGPFDKNSVLDKIVPGYYLRSDIDGFIEHSTCTNNTASEHFMVERLILDDLLCWAVHYKVDGFRFDLMGHIMKRSMVKAKSMLQSLSMEKNGVDGSKIYIYGEGWDFGEVAKNGRGINASQFNLSGTGIGSFNDRIRDAMLGGSPFGHPLQQGFVTGLSLEPNGHDHGDKSAAELMLAVSKDHIQVGMAANLRDFVLTTFDGQEVKGSEVLTHDGVPVAYALWPTETINYVSAHDNETLFDIVSLKTPKDISLDDRCRMNHLATSMVALSQGIPFFHAGDEMLRSKSLDRDSYNSGDWFNRLDFSYNSNNWGIGLPPREKNERNWPLIQPRLADPDFKPHKSEIVAAVESFLTFLQIRYSSPLFRLRTANAVQERVKFHNTGPSWIPGVIVMSIEDGYEGVPGLTQMDECYSFVVVIFNACPTEVLFSSPVLRARTLQLHPMQLRSSDDIVKKSKYEASSGCFTVPARTSSVFVESRDA; this is encoded by the exons ATGTCTGTTGTTACAATTTCTTCTTCCATTCCGGTTTTGCTGCCATTACTATGTTCAACGCCGATACCCTCATCTCGCTCGGTGCTCCACCACCGTATCCGGAATATCCATTTCAACACTAGTTGTGTGCTACCACTAGAATCCAACAACCAGAGTTACTTAACCCGCCACCCACTCGGTGTCGCCGCCAATATTTATCCTACCGGATTACGTTTGACGCCAACTGGTTTATGCTGTTGCTCCTCCTCCTCAGGCGCAATGCCTCTTCAGGCCCCCACCACTTCATCATCTCCTCCTCTTCCCCAG GATAGCTTATTGTACTCGAGGGCTTTTTGGGTCAGTAAATCTCTTATTGCCTGGAATGTGGAAGCTGGAAATGGTCCGTGTTATTTGTATGCCAGCGTAACTGCTGATTTATTTGTTGCGGATAATGGCATTCAAG GTTATGATTCAAAAATTGAGCTCCAAGGAGGAGATATTGGGCTTCCACAATGC GTGATCGAAAAATTTCCTCATATTCGACATTATAAAGCTTTCAACCTCCCTCCAGATTTAGATGTGGAAAGTCTACTCAAATGCCAACTGGCTGTTGCCATCTTTAGCT CTGATGGAAAATGCAGCAGTGCCACTGGTTTGCAGCTACCTGGTGTCCTTGATGATTTATTCTCTTATTGTGGACCTCTGGGCGCTGTTTTCTCAAGTGAGACTATCTCTCTTCACCTGTGGGCCCCTACTGCACAG GGTGTGCATGCATTCATATATAAGGACCTGTCTTTGAGTGATCCCTCAGAAATTGTCCAGCTCAAGGGGCAGAATGGTGTTTGGAGTGCCAAGGTGCCAAGAGACTGGGAGGGTTACTATTATGTTTATGAAGTCTCTGTATACCATCCAAGCACCTTGCAGATCGAAAAATGCATCGTCAATGACCCATATGCAAGAGG GCTTTCAGCTGATGGTCAACGGACATTGCTAGTTGATCTTGATTCTGATTTGTTTAAACCTGAAGGATGGGATAACTTGGCAGATGAGAAACcccatcttctttcttttgctgaCATCAGTATATATGAGTTGCATATAAGAGATTTCAG TGCCAATGACTTCACCGTGCATCCAGAGTTGCGTGGTGGTTATCTAGCTTTTACTCTTCAG GACTCAGCAGGTATGCTTCATATGAAGAGGTTAGCTAGTGCTGGTCTCACGCACGTGCACCTGTTGCCCACCTTTCATTTTGGTGGTGTTGATGATGAAAGACATAAATGGAAGGATGTGG ATAGACAGCTGCTTGAATCATTACCACCAGACTCTGATCAGCAACAGGCTCATATCACTGCAATCCAAGATGAGGATGGGTACAATTGGGG TTACAATCCTGTTCTTTGGGGAGTCCCTAAGGGAAGCTATGCAAGTGATGCAAATGGCTCATGCCGTACTTTGGAGTTTCGGAAAATGGTCCAG GCTCTAAACCGTGTTGGCTTACGTGTTGTGTTGGATGTTGTTTATAATCATTTGCATGCAAGTGGGCCCTTTGACAAGAACTCTGTTCTAGACAAG ATTGTACCTGGTTACTATCTTCGAAGTGATATTGATGGTTTTATTGAGCACAGCACCTGCACTAACAATACAGCAAGTGAGCATTTCATGGTTGAACGTTTGATTCTCGATGATCTCCTATGCTGGGCAGTTCATTATAAG GTTGATGGATTCCGCTTTGACCTGATGGGTCATATAATGAAACGTTCTATG GTGAAGGCCAAGTCCATGCTGCAGAGTTTGTCAATGGAGAAAAATGGAGTTGATGGCTCAAAAATCTACAT ATACGGTGAAGGATGGGACTTTGGTGAAGTTGCAAAAAATGGACGTGGGATAAATGCATCACAGTTTAACCTTTCTGGAACTGGAATTGGGAG CTTTAATGATAGGATTCGAGATGCAATGCTTGGGGGATCTCCATTTGGCCATCCTCTTCAGCAGGGATTTGTCACTGGTCTCTCTTTGGAG ccAAATGGTCATGACCATGGTGATAAATCTGCTGCAGAGCTTATGCTTGCTGTGTCAAAGGATCACATACAG GTTGGAATGGCTGCAAACTTAAGAGACTTTGTTCTGACAACTTTTGATGGTCAAGAG GTTAAAGGATCTGAAGTTTTAACACATGATGGGGTTCCTGTTGCATATGCATTATGGCCCACCGAAACA ATCAATTATGTTTCTGCTCACGACAATGAGACACTTTTTGACATCGTGAGTTTGAAG ACTCCAAAGGATATTTCTTTGGATGATAGGTGCAGGATGAACCATTTGGCAACTAGCATGGTGGCACTATCACAG GGCATACCATTTTTCCATGCTGGTGATGAAATGCTGCGCTCAAAATCACTTGACCGTGATTCATATAACTCTGGTGATTGGTTCAACAG GTTAGATTTTAGCTACAATAGTAATAACTGGGGCATTGGTCTTCCTccaagagaaaaaaatgaaaggaactGGCCATT GATTCAACCAAGACTTGCCGATCCAGACTTCAAGCCGCATAAGAGTGAGATTGTTGCTGCTGTTGAAAGTTTTTTGACTTTCTTACAAATAAGATACTCTTCACCACTCTTTCGTTTGAGAACAGCAAATGCTGTCCAG GAGCGAGTGAAGTTTCACAATACTGGTCCATCATGGATTCCTGGTGTCATAGTAATGAGCATTGAAGATGGTTATGAAGGGGTTCCAGGGCTAACCCAAATGGATGAATG CTACTCATTTGTTGTTGTAATCTTCAATGCTTGCCCCACTGAAGTTTTGTTTAGTAGCCCTGTTTTACGGGCAAGAACTCTTCAATTGCATCCAATGCAG CTGAGGTCAAGCGATGATATTGTCAAGAAGTCAAAATATGAAGCATCCTCGGGCTGTTTCACGGTTCCTGCTAGAACATCATCTGTGTTTGTTGAGTCTCGAGATGCCTGA
- the LOC113730756 gene encoding pullulanase 1, chloroplastic isoform X4, producing MLLLLLLRRNASSGPHHFIISSSSPGVFKVQVVHGWLLNMLPKCIDFYTVQDSLLYSRAFWVSKSLIAWNVEAGNGPCYLYASVTADLFVADNGIQGYDSKIELQGGDIGLPQCVIEKFPHIRHYKAFNLPPDLDVESLLKCQLAVAIFSSDGKCSSATGLQLPGVLDDLFSYCGPLGAVFSSETISLHLWAPTAQGVHAFIYKDLSLSDPSEIVQLKGQNGVWSAKVPRDWEGYYYVYEVSVYHPSTLQIEKCIVNDPYARGLSADGQRTLLVDLDSDLFKPEGWDNLADEKPHLLSFADISIYELHIRDFSANDFTVHPELRGGYLAFTLQDSAGMLHMKRLASAGLTHVHLLPTFHFGGVDDERHKWKDVDRQLLESLPPDSDQQQAHITAIQDEDGYNWGYNPVLWGVPKGSYASDANGSCRTLEFRKMVQALNRVGLRVVLDVVYNHLHASGPFDKNSVLDKIVPGYYLRSDIDGFIEHSTCTNNTASEHFMVERLILDDLLCWAVHYKVDGFRFDLMGHIMKRSMVKAKSMLQSLSMEKNGVDGSKIYIYGEGWDFGEVAKNGRGINASQFNLSGTGIGSFNDRIRDAMLGGSPFGHPLQQGFVTGLSLEPNGHDHGDKSAAELMLAVSKDHIQVGMAANLRDFVLTTFDGQEVKGSEVLTHDGVPVAYALWPTETINYVSAHDNETLFDIVSLKTPKDISLDDRCRMNHLATSMVALSQGIPFFHAGDEMLRSKSLDRDSYNSGDWFNRLDFSYNSNNWGIGLPPREKNERNWPLIQPRLADPDFKPHKSEIVAAVESFLTFLQIRYSSPLFRLRTANAVQERVKFHNTGPSWIPGVIVMSIEDGYEGVPGLTQMDECYSFVVVIFNACPTEVLFSSPVLRARTLQLHPMQLRSSDDIVKKSKYEASSGCFTVPARTSSVFVESRDA from the exons ATGCTGTTGCTCCTCCTCCTCAGGCGCAATGCCTCTTCAGGCCCCCACCACTTCATCATCTCCTCCTCTTCCCCAG GTGTTTTCAAGGTTCAAGTTGTTCATGGCTGGCTGCTCAACATGCTACCTAAATGCATAGACTTTTATACGGTGCAGGATAGCTTATTGTACTCGAGGGCTTTTTGGGTCAGTAAATCTCTTATTGCCTGGAATGTGGAAGCTGGAAATGGTCCGTGTTATTTGTATGCCAGCGTAACTGCTGATTTATTTGTTGCGGATAATGGCATTCAAG GTTATGATTCAAAAATTGAGCTCCAAGGAGGAGATATTGGGCTTCCACAATGC GTGATCGAAAAATTTCCTCATATTCGACATTATAAAGCTTTCAACCTCCCTCCAGATTTAGATGTGGAAAGTCTACTCAAATGCCAACTGGCTGTTGCCATCTTTAGCT CTGATGGAAAATGCAGCAGTGCCACTGGTTTGCAGCTACCTGGTGTCCTTGATGATTTATTCTCTTATTGTGGACCTCTGGGCGCTGTTTTCTCAAGTGAGACTATCTCTCTTCACCTGTGGGCCCCTACTGCACAG GGTGTGCATGCATTCATATATAAGGACCTGTCTTTGAGTGATCCCTCAGAAATTGTCCAGCTCAAGGGGCAGAATGGTGTTTGGAGTGCCAAGGTGCCAAGAGACTGGGAGGGTTACTATTATGTTTATGAAGTCTCTGTATACCATCCAAGCACCTTGCAGATCGAAAAATGCATCGTCAATGACCCATATGCAAGAGG GCTTTCAGCTGATGGTCAACGGACATTGCTAGTTGATCTTGATTCTGATTTGTTTAAACCTGAAGGATGGGATAACTTGGCAGATGAGAAACcccatcttctttcttttgctgaCATCAGTATATATGAGTTGCATATAAGAGATTTCAG TGCCAATGACTTCACCGTGCATCCAGAGTTGCGTGGTGGTTATCTAGCTTTTACTCTTCAG GACTCAGCAGGTATGCTTCATATGAAGAGGTTAGCTAGTGCTGGTCTCACGCACGTGCACCTGTTGCCCACCTTTCATTTTGGTGGTGTTGATGATGAAAGACATAAATGGAAGGATGTGG ATAGACAGCTGCTTGAATCATTACCACCAGACTCTGATCAGCAACAGGCTCATATCACTGCAATCCAAGATGAGGATGGGTACAATTGGGG TTACAATCCTGTTCTTTGGGGAGTCCCTAAGGGAAGCTATGCAAGTGATGCAAATGGCTCATGCCGTACTTTGGAGTTTCGGAAAATGGTCCAG GCTCTAAACCGTGTTGGCTTACGTGTTGTGTTGGATGTTGTTTATAATCATTTGCATGCAAGTGGGCCCTTTGACAAGAACTCTGTTCTAGACAAG ATTGTACCTGGTTACTATCTTCGAAGTGATATTGATGGTTTTATTGAGCACAGCACCTGCACTAACAATACAGCAAGTGAGCATTTCATGGTTGAACGTTTGATTCTCGATGATCTCCTATGCTGGGCAGTTCATTATAAG GTTGATGGATTCCGCTTTGACCTGATGGGTCATATAATGAAACGTTCTATG GTGAAGGCCAAGTCCATGCTGCAGAGTTTGTCAATGGAGAAAAATGGAGTTGATGGCTCAAAAATCTACAT ATACGGTGAAGGATGGGACTTTGGTGAAGTTGCAAAAAATGGACGTGGGATAAATGCATCACAGTTTAACCTTTCTGGAACTGGAATTGGGAG CTTTAATGATAGGATTCGAGATGCAATGCTTGGGGGATCTCCATTTGGCCATCCTCTTCAGCAGGGATTTGTCACTGGTCTCTCTTTGGAG ccAAATGGTCATGACCATGGTGATAAATCTGCTGCAGAGCTTATGCTTGCTGTGTCAAAGGATCACATACAG GTTGGAATGGCTGCAAACTTAAGAGACTTTGTTCTGACAACTTTTGATGGTCAAGAG GTTAAAGGATCTGAAGTTTTAACACATGATGGGGTTCCTGTTGCATATGCATTATGGCCCACCGAAACA ATCAATTATGTTTCTGCTCACGACAATGAGACACTTTTTGACATCGTGAGTTTGAAG ACTCCAAAGGATATTTCTTTGGATGATAGGTGCAGGATGAACCATTTGGCAACTAGCATGGTGGCACTATCACAG GGCATACCATTTTTCCATGCTGGTGATGAAATGCTGCGCTCAAAATCACTTGACCGTGATTCATATAACTCTGGTGATTGGTTCAACAG GTTAGATTTTAGCTACAATAGTAATAACTGGGGCATTGGTCTTCCTccaagagaaaaaaatgaaaggaactGGCCATT GATTCAACCAAGACTTGCCGATCCAGACTTCAAGCCGCATAAGAGTGAGATTGTTGCTGCTGTTGAAAGTTTTTTGACTTTCTTACAAATAAGATACTCTTCACCACTCTTTCGTTTGAGAACAGCAAATGCTGTCCAG GAGCGAGTGAAGTTTCACAATACTGGTCCATCATGGATTCCTGGTGTCATAGTAATGAGCATTGAAGATGGTTATGAAGGGGTTCCAGGGCTAACCCAAATGGATGAATG CTACTCATTTGTTGTTGTAATCTTCAATGCTTGCCCCACTGAAGTTTTGTTTAGTAGCCCTGTTTTACGGGCAAGAACTCTTCAATTGCATCCAATGCAG CTGAGGTCAAGCGATGATATTGTCAAGAAGTCAAAATATGAAGCATCCTCGGGCTGTTTCACGGTTCCTGCTAGAACATCATCTGTGTTTGTTGAGTCTCGAGATGCCTGA